Proteins encoded by one window of Deinococcus radiodurans R1 = ATCC 13939 = DSM 20539:
- a CDS encoding dihydroorotase, with protein sequence MTITITNIKRVGSEQTESLTIENGLIKGWNLPAEGEIFDGQGGTLAPALIELHAHLREPGQTEKEDLASGLAAASAGGYGTVVCMPNTRPVIDDPALVRSLIEKARGLGFARLRPAAAVTKGEKGEQLTEMSYLKEAGAVMFTDDGLTNENARVLRLGMEYAKSLGMVISVHAEDDALRAGGVMNEGPVSESLGLPGNPAAAAAARVARDMEIVALTGARLHVQHLSTARELDIVRDAKRRGLPVTCEVCPHHLDLTDESLRTFDAMYKVAPPLRTRADADYLLEGLLDGSVDCIATDHAPHTRAEKERDLLDAPSGIAYIEIAFPIMWTRFGERLGLEKLIDLMTAGPARVMGWPEPSLEAGAPADMVVLDLETEREVNPAEFKSKAKFTPWQGQKLRGFPLLTVVDGKVAYRRE encoded by the coding sequence ATGACCATCACCATCACCAACATCAAGCGCGTCGGCTCGGAGCAGACCGAGTCGCTGACCATCGAAAACGGCCTCATCAAGGGCTGGAACCTGCCCGCCGAGGGAGAAATATTTGACGGCCAGGGCGGCACGCTGGCCCCCGCGCTGATCGAGCTGCACGCCCACCTGCGCGAGCCGGGGCAGACCGAGAAAGAAGACCTGGCGAGCGGCCTCGCGGCGGCGTCGGCGGGCGGCTACGGCACGGTGGTCTGTATGCCCAACACCCGCCCGGTCATCGACGACCCGGCGCTGGTCCGCAGCCTGATTGAAAAGGCGCGGGGCCTGGGCTTTGCGCGGCTCAGGCCCGCCGCCGCCGTGACCAAGGGCGAAAAGGGCGAGCAACTGACCGAGATGAGTTACCTTAAAGAAGCGGGCGCCGTAATGTTCACCGACGACGGCCTGACCAACGAAAACGCCCGCGTGTTGCGGCTGGGCATGGAATACGCGAAGTCGCTCGGCATGGTGATTTCGGTGCACGCCGAGGACGACGCCCTGCGCGCCGGCGGCGTGATGAACGAGGGGCCGGTGTCCGAATCCCTCGGTCTGCCCGGCAACCCGGCGGCGGCAGCGGCGGCGCGGGTGGCCCGCGACATGGAAATCGTGGCGCTGACCGGGGCGCGGCTGCACGTGCAGCACCTCTCGACCGCCCGCGAACTCGACATCGTGCGCGACGCCAAGCGGCGGGGCCTGCCGGTGACCTGCGAGGTCTGCCCGCACCACCTTGACCTGACCGACGAGAGCCTGCGAACGTTTGACGCCATGTACAAGGTCGCGCCGCCGCTGCGCACGCGGGCCGACGCCGACTATCTGCTGGAAGGCCTGCTTGACGGCTCGGTGGACTGCATCGCCACCGACCACGCCCCGCACACCCGCGCCGAAAAGGAACGCGACCTGCTCGACGCGCCGAGCGGCATCGCCTACATCGAAATCGCCTTTCCGATTATGTGGACGCGCTTTGGCGAGCGGTTGGGCCTCGAAAAACTCATCGACCTGATGACTGCCGGCCCCGCCCGCGTGATGGGCTGGCCGGAGCCGTCGCTGGAAGCAGGTGCCCCCGCCGACATGGTGGTGCTCGACCTGGAGACCGAGCGCGAGGTGAACCCCGCCGAGTTCAAGAGCAAGGCGAAATTCACGCCCTGGCAAGGGCAAAAGCTGCGCGGCTTTCCGCTGCTGACGGTGGTGGACGGGAAGGTGGCGTACCGGCGGGAGTAA
- the radA gene encoding DNA repair protein RadA: protein MPKVKTNYICNSCGYQSAKPLGRCPNCQAWNSFEEEVPTASTSGKSGRGGLGGYGGVKGGKLTPLSTVGRREEPRTPSGIPELDRVLGGGLVAGGVTLIGGEPGIGKSTLLLQVADKVASRGGTVLYVAGEESLEQIRLRADRLGVAADLQMTRDTRAEHIAALLEEHKPALCIVDSIQTVTVEGEGAPGGVAQVRDGTAMLTRAAKETGTATVLVGHVTKDGTVAGPKVMEHIVDTTVFLETVGAFRLLRSVKNRFGQAGELGVFEMRGEGLIAVDNPSAAFLAERPLDVPGSVVAATVDGQRPMLLEVQALASKTPYPNARRVVVGLDPRRVDVVLAVLERRLDLTLGGLDVYVNLAGGLKVPDPGLDLAVALAVYSAVVGRALPQNVAVFGEVGLAGEVRSTQMALRRAEEAGRAGYKRLVVPPGLDGQAGVKSVEEAVKAVWR, encoded by the coding sequence GTGCCCAAAGTCAAGACCAATTACATCTGCAATTCCTGCGGCTACCAGTCGGCCAAACCGCTCGGGCGCTGCCCCAACTGCCAGGCCTGGAACTCGTTCGAGGAAGAAGTGCCCACCGCCTCCACCTCCGGTAAGAGCGGGCGCGGGGGCCTCGGCGGCTACGGTGGCGTCAAGGGCGGCAAGCTCACGCCTCTTTCCACCGTCGGACGGCGCGAGGAACCCCGCACGCCGTCGGGCATTCCCGAACTCGACCGCGTGCTTGGCGGCGGGCTGGTGGCGGGCGGCGTGACCCTCATCGGCGGCGAACCCGGCATCGGCAAAAGCACGCTGCTGTTGCAAGTGGCCGATAAAGTGGCCTCGCGCGGCGGCACTGTGCTCTACGTTGCGGGCGAGGAATCGCTGGAACAAATTCGCCTGCGCGCCGACCGACTGGGCGTCGCCGCCGACCTGCAAATGACCCGCGACACCCGCGCCGAGCACATTGCCGCGCTGCTCGAAGAACACAAACCCGCGCTGTGCATCGTGGACTCCATCCAGACGGTGACGGTGGAAGGCGAAGGCGCCCCCGGCGGCGTGGCGCAGGTCCGCGACGGCACCGCCATGCTCACGCGGGCGGCGAAGGAAACCGGCACCGCGACAGTGCTCGTCGGCCACGTCACCAAAGACGGCACGGTGGCGGGGCCGAAGGTCATGGAACACATCGTGGACACCACCGTCTTTCTGGAAACGGTGGGCGCGTTCCGCCTCCTACGCAGCGTGAAAAACCGCTTCGGGCAGGCGGGCGAACTCGGCGTCTTCGAGATGCGTGGCGAAGGCCTGATTGCGGTGGACAACCCCTCGGCGGCCTTCCTCGCCGAGCGGCCTCTAGATGTGCCCGGCAGCGTCGTCGCCGCCACGGTGGACGGCCAGCGCCCGATGCTGCTGGAAGTGCAGGCCCTCGCCTCCAAGACGCCTTACCCCAACGCCCGGCGCGTGGTCGTCGGCCTCGACCCCCGGCGCGTGGACGTGGTGCTGGCGGTGCTGGAGCGGCGGCTGGACCTGACTCTCGGCGGGCTGGACGTGTACGTCAACCTTGCGGGTGGCCTCAAGGTGCCCGACCCCGGCCTCGACCTCGCAGTGGCGCTCGCCGTCTACTCGGCGGTGGTGGGCCGCGCCCTGCCGCAGAACGTGGCGGTCTTCGGCGAAGTCGGCCTCGCGGGTGAAGTCCGCTCCACCCAGATGGCCCTGCGCCGCGCCGAGGAAGCGGGCCGCGCCGGGTACAAGCGCCTCGTCGTCCCGCCGGGCCTTGACGGACAAGCGGGCGTGAAGAGTGTAGAAGAAGCCGTGAAAGCCGTTTGGCGCTGA
- a CDS encoding DUF2087 domain-containing protein — translation MTKSIADFQDEHGRVTGWPSDRRRAHQLAILDHLKNLFESGAGYSREQVIQLLSDHTTLEDPALLLRELLEGDYLTGDGDVFWRADGRPAAGRSS, via the coding sequence ATGACCAAAAGCATCGCCGACTTTCAGGACGAACATGGCCGCGTGACCGGCTGGCCCAGCGACCGCCGCCGCGCCCACCAGCTCGCCATCCTCGACCACCTCAAGAACCTGTTCGAGTCCGGCGCCGGCTACAGCCGTGAGCAGGTCATTCAACTCCTCAGCGACCACACGACCCTCGAAGACCCCGCGCTGCTGCTGCGCGAGTTGTTGGAGGGCGATTACCTCACTGGCGACGGCGACGTGTTCTGGCGGGCCGACGGGCGCCCGGCGGCGGGCCGCAGCAGCTAA
- a CDS encoding ABC-F family ATP-binding cassette domain-containing protein — translation MSTLLSAEKVTVVYGERTVLADVSLSVQSGERVALLGRNGAGKTTLLRVLTGEQKADEGEVWRADGLRVAVLAQHHAWPPGRTVRDLVDAAHPYRELEAELLSLEADLGDPARLAAWTELHARLDAAEAYAWPSRARRILGTLDLTRFLTREAATLSGGERTRLALALALAREPDLLVLDEPTNHLDIRMREWLEGWLLAFRGGVLLTSHDRDFLDAVATRSLWLDGGEAQDYAGGYSRARAQRDLERRTRTRAARLSGQEAERLQGSVDWLDQRGKRSRALKTRAGRVQLTEAPLPERQIRMRLLAGTARARVVAWGEHLSKSYGERVILQGAAFKLRQGDRVALMGANGTGKTTLMRLLAGATFPDETVPAPVLRVASGVMVASLDQTWHGLTPGEGLHAQFERRFGRQTNALLGRAGFTQADWPKTPEQLSGGERARAGLALVSGLRADLLLLDEPTNHLDVEALTALEAAVHAYAGAVVIVTHDRRFAREVANRLWVIEDTALREVTGWGSREYHDPARQLAGDPPPPPPPPTPRQRLVRLETQLADVRRALDGPPGSLTGREEARLRSQAQQLGHALYALYAEAFSAPQWDAQVREPPLTVRAQRLGDWEGGTGGGMFWAARDEGCPHLAWDGETLRFSAPAPDWYGAALLGGRSASSLNIGTSAKPSSGRVGRFSSGESGLNGWGWCGTESGGELARWRRGEDPSPLPAAGPLPLVEGQKMPALQLFSTLPSQKIVKRRTPRPSGAEGARA, via the coding sequence ATGTCCACCCTGCTGAGCGCCGAGAAAGTCACCGTCGTCTACGGCGAGCGGACCGTGCTGGCGGACGTGTCGCTGAGTGTCCAGAGCGGCGAGCGCGTGGCGCTGCTGGGCCGCAACGGAGCCGGAAAAACGACGCTGCTGCGGGTGCTCACCGGCGAGCAAAAGGCCGACGAGGGCGAAGTGTGGCGGGCCGACGGCCTGCGCGTGGCGGTTCTGGCTCAGCACCACGCCTGGCCGCCGGGCCGGACGGTCCGCGACCTGGTGGACGCCGCGCACCCCTACCGCGAGCTGGAAGCCGAGCTGCTCTCACTGGAAGCCGACCTGGGCGACCCGGCCCGCCTCGCCGCCTGGACCGAGCTGCACGCCCGCCTGGACGCCGCCGAAGCCTACGCCTGGCCGTCGCGGGCGCGGCGCATTCTGGGGACGCTCGACCTGACCCGCTTCCTGACCCGCGAGGCGGCCACCCTCTCTGGCGGCGAGCGGACCCGGCTGGCGCTCGCCCTCGCCCTCGCCCGCGAACCCGACCTGCTGGTGCTCGACGAGCCGACGAACCACCTCGACATTCGGATGCGCGAGTGGCTCGAGGGCTGGCTGCTCGCCTTTCGCGGTGGGGTGCTGCTCACCAGCCATGACCGCGATTTTCTGGACGCGGTGGCGACCCGCTCGCTGTGGCTCGACGGCGGCGAGGCGCAGGACTACGCCGGGGGCTACAGCCGGGCGCGGGCGCAGCGGGACCTGGAACGCCGCACCCGGACCCGCGCCGCGCGGCTGAGCGGGCAGGAAGCGGAGCGCTTGCAGGGCAGCGTGGACTGGCTCGACCAACGCGGCAAACGCTCGCGCGCCCTCAAGACGCGGGCTGGGCGCGTGCAGCTCACCGAGGCGCCGCTGCCCGAACGCCAGATTCGGATGCGCCTGCTGGCGGGCACGGCGCGGGCGCGGGTGGTGGCCTGGGGCGAACATCTCAGCAAAAGCTACGGCGAGCGCGTCATTTTGCAAGGCGCCGCCTTCAAACTGCGCCAGGGCGACCGGGTGGCGCTGATGGGCGCGAACGGCACCGGCAAAACCACGCTGATGCGTCTGCTCGCGGGCGCAACTTTTCCCGACGAGACGGTTCCCGCCCCGGTCCTGCGGGTGGCAAGCGGCGTCATGGTGGCGAGCCTCGACCAGACCTGGCACGGCCTGACGCCGGGCGAGGGGCTGCATGCGCAGTTCGAGCGCCGCTTCGGTCGGCAGACGAACGCCCTGCTGGGCCGCGCTGGGTTCACGCAGGCCGACTGGCCCAAGACCCCCGAGCAGCTCTCCGGCGGCGAACGGGCGCGGGCGGGGCTGGCGCTGGTCAGTGGCCTACGTGCGGACCTGCTGCTGCTCGACGAGCCGACCAACCACCTCGACGTGGAGGCGCTCACGGCGCTCGAAGCCGCCGTCCACGCCTACGCCGGCGCCGTCGTCATCGTCACCCACGACCGCCGCTTTGCCCGCGAGGTCGCGAACCGCCTGTGGGTCATCGAAGACACCGCACTGCGCGAAGTCACCGGCTGGGGCAGCCGTGAGTACCACGACCCGGCGCGCCAGCTCGCGGGCGACCCGCCCCCACCGCCGCCTCCCCCCACGCCCCGGCAGCGCCTCGTGCGCCTGGAAACCCAGCTCGCCGACGTGCGCCGCGCTCTGGACGGCCCCCCTGGCTCGCTCACAGGCCGCGAGGAAGCCCGCCTGCGCTCGCAGGCCCAGCAGCTCGGGCACGCGCTCTACGCGCTCTACGCCGAAGCTTTCAGCGCCCCGCAGTGGGACGCGCAGGTCCGCGAACCGCCCCTCACTGTCCGCGCCCAGCGGCTCGGCGACTGGGAAGGCGGCACAGGCGGCGGCATGTTCTGGGCTGCCCGCGACGAAGGCTGCCCTCACCTCGCCTGGGACGGTGAAACCCTGCGCTTCTCAGCCCCTGCTCCTGACTGGTACGGCGCGGCGCTGCTCGGCGGACGCTCCGCATCCTCTTTGAACATTGGAACGTCGGCAAAGCCCAGCTCGGGGAGGGTGGGCCGATTCTCAAGCGGCGAGAGTGGTTTGAACGGGTGGGGCTGGTGCGGGACTGAGAGTGGGGGAGAGTTGGCACGGTGGCGCAGGGGAGAAGACCCCTCACCCCTGCCTGCGGCAGGCCCTCTCCCCTTGGTAGAGGGTCAAAAAATGCCTGCGCTCCAGCTTTTCTCTACACTGCCTTCCCAAAAAATAGTGAAACGCAGAACGCCAAGGCCGTCGGGCGCTGAAGGCGCACGGGCCTGA